The following are encoded together in the uncultured Sphaerochaeta sp. genome:
- the mnmE gene encoding tRNA uridine-5-carboxymethylaminomethyl(34) synthesis GTPase MnmE, which yields MREYVTDDIIYALATPWAQSALAVIRVSGEGCKALLATHFSRPKALKDAGNATLVHGFLQDEAGKKLDEVVAAVYTEGHGYTLEEAIEFTCHGSLAVIKEILALFSRLGMRSAEGGEFTFRAFLHGRLDLTQAEAVQELVVSQSERSRALALGRLEGSLKERISSLKQQLMQVMAAVEVQLDYAEDELDEFIFPRSQLFDLITQLHHLSETYQVGKLYKSGARIVLAGSTNAGKSSLFNLLLKQERSIVSPIKGTTRDYIEADLSIEGIPIRLYDTAGLRESSDSIESEGIRRTERLIGQADLVVFLVDSTMMGHVPEEDERTLVVYNKSDLAKPPKGELAISAQSGEGVDRLLHEISTRLTSGFSISGDELLIIESERQYQLLDASKVALERALNLVDDDIPLDITAVELGEALDNLGQLTGEVTPSDILETIFSGFCVGK from the coding sequence ATGAGAGAGTATGTAACCGACGATATCATCTATGCCCTTGCCACGCCATGGGCGCAGAGCGCGTTAGCGGTCATAAGGGTAAGTGGAGAAGGTTGCAAAGCACTGCTTGCAACCCATTTTTCCCGGCCCAAAGCCCTGAAAGATGCTGGTAATGCCACATTGGTACATGGCTTCCTGCAGGATGAAGCAGGAAAAAAGCTAGATGAGGTTGTTGCCGCCGTTTATACGGAAGGACACGGGTATACCCTGGAGGAAGCAATCGAATTCACTTGTCATGGTTCACTTGCCGTGATCAAGGAGATTTTAGCTCTGTTCTCCCGCTTGGGTATGCGTAGTGCAGAGGGTGGTGAGTTTACCTTTCGTGCGTTCTTGCATGGCAGGTTGGATCTCACCCAGGCAGAGGCTGTCCAGGAACTGGTGGTAAGTCAGAGTGAACGATCCCGGGCTCTTGCATTGGGGAGGCTTGAGGGAAGCCTGAAGGAACGTATCAGTTCCCTGAAGCAGCAATTGATGCAGGTAATGGCGGCAGTCGAGGTACAACTCGATTATGCCGAGGATGAACTGGATGAATTTATATTCCCTCGATCTCAACTATTCGATTTGATAACCCAACTCCACCATCTCTCTGAGACGTACCAGGTAGGAAAACTGTACAAGAGTGGAGCCAGAATTGTGCTTGCCGGTTCCACCAATGCAGGAAAGAGCTCTTTGTTCAATCTGTTGCTCAAGCAGGAACGCTCGATAGTCAGTCCCATAAAGGGAACCACCCGAGACTATATAGAAGCCGACCTGTCAATCGAAGGTATCCCGATTCGTCTCTACGATACAGCGGGACTCAGGGAGAGCTCTGACAGTATTGAGAGTGAAGGCATTAGACGAACAGAACGTCTTATTGGCCAGGCAGACTTGGTGGTCTTTCTTGTTGACAGCACCATGATGGGGCACGTACCTGAAGAGGATGAACGGACCTTGGTGGTTTACAACAAGAGTGATCTTGCAAAGCCACCCAAGGGGGAGTTGGCTATTAGTGCCCAAAGTGGGGAAGGAGTGGATCGTTTGCTCCATGAGATCTCCACGCGCCTGACCAGTGGGTTTTCCATCAGTGGTGATGAACTTCTGATCATTGAATCGGAGCGGCAGTACCAACTCTTGGATGCGAGCAAAGTAGCGCTCGAGAGAGCTCTCAATCTGGTGGATGATGATATCCCTTTGGATATCACTGCTGTAGAGTTGGGAGAGGCGTTGGACAATCTTGGTCAGTTGACCGGAGAGGTTACCCCCTCCGATATTCTTGAGACAATCTTCAGTGGATTTTGTGTAGGAAAATAA
- a CDS encoding amino acid--tRNA ligase-related protein, whose protein sequence is MKTAAQQRSRMNRAIRTFFDERSYTEVDTPILSPTLIPEATIENFSTRFENPFLPSKDLYLVPSPEIFMKQLIAEGIGSIYQISHCFRNSEQLGNIHNIEFSMLEYYTIGADEQDSITLTEDLVGSLLSEDSPQDLRPPFRRMTVEEAMLTYAGIDLKQHQRQISLANEAKRLGLSLPPGPESWEDTFNRIFLTFVEPNLPQDRPLVLEQYPRQIACLAKADGLYRRRWELYIRGVEIANCYDEERSENTISAYYQSEYAKLVGNRMDSGSVIPDTDPSLAHTFASMPQCSGVAMGLDRLLMLLMDKRSLQGVILFPLSDMLRNGDTRNL, encoded by the coding sequence ATGAAAACAGCAGCACAGCAAAGGAGCAGGATGAATAGGGCAATCCGCACCTTTTTTGACGAACGTTCCTACACAGAAGTCGACACCCCCATACTCAGCCCCACCCTCATACCTGAAGCTACCATCGAGAACTTTTCCACACGGTTTGAGAACCCTTTTCTTCCCTCCAAGGACCTCTACCTGGTTCCTTCACCAGAGATTTTCATGAAGCAGCTTATCGCAGAGGGAATCGGCAGCATCTACCAGATCAGCCATTGCTTCAGGAACAGTGAACAACTGGGAAATATCCACAATATCGAGTTCTCGATGCTTGAATATTACACCATAGGTGCAGACGAACAGGACTCCATTACCCTGACAGAAGATCTTGTTGGCTCACTGCTGAGTGAAGACAGTCCACAGGATCTGAGGCCTCCCTTCAGACGAATGACTGTTGAAGAGGCAATGCTCACCTATGCGGGCATTGACCTAAAACAACACCAAAGACAAATCTCACTTGCCAATGAAGCAAAGAGACTCGGTCTTTCACTTCCCCCTGGGCCAGAGAGTTGGGAAGACACGTTCAACAGGATTTTCCTGACCTTCGTTGAACCCAACCTCCCCCAAGACCGCCCCTTGGTACTGGAGCAGTATCCAAGACAGATTGCCTGCCTTGCAAAGGCTGACGGCCTTTACCGCCGCAGGTGGGAACTCTACATCCGCGGTGTCGAGATCGCCAACTGTTATGACGAAGAGAGAAGCGAAAACACTATCTCTGCCTACTACCAAAGTGAGTATGCAAAGCTGGTGGGAAACAGGATGGACAGTGGCTCTGTCATCCCCGATACCGACCCCTCACTTGCCCATACCTTTGCATCCATGCCCCAATGCTCCGGAGTTGCCATGGGCCTTGATCGCTTATTGATGTTGCTTATGGATAAAAGGAGTCTGCAGGGGGTGATTCTTTTTCCGCTTTCTGATATGCTGAGGAATGGCGATACGCGTAATTTGTAA
- the efp gene encoding elongation factor P produces MIKAGQIDKGTALLIKGQPFVVVDREFVNPGKGSAFVRLKMKSPSTGQTLSETMKTQDNAEDITVMDRDCQYLYNDGEHFHLMLTDTFEQIEVPMTTFPDYEFLMKDGETYRCTFWEEQMLDIQLPPKVVYLVAEAEEAVKGDTVQGATKYVTTETGLKVRVPIFIKQGEKIRINTETKEYIERVNS; encoded by the coding sequence ATGATTAAAGCAGGCCAAATCGATAAGGGAACCGCCTTATTGATCAAAGGACAACCCTTTGTGGTCGTTGACCGAGAGTTCGTAAATCCCGGCAAAGGCTCAGCCTTCGTACGACTGAAGATGAAGAGCCCCTCAACAGGCCAGACCTTGAGTGAAACGATGAAGACCCAGGATAACGCTGAAGACATCACGGTGATGGATCGTGACTGTCAGTACCTGTACAACGATGGAGAGCATTTCCATCTTATGTTGACTGACACTTTCGAGCAGATCGAAGTACCGATGACCACGTTCCCAGACTATGAGTTCCTCATGAAGGACGGGGAAACCTACCGGTGTACATTCTGGGAAGAGCAAATGCTCGACATCCAGCTTCCCCCGAAAGTGGTCTATCTGGTAGCAGAGGCTGAGGAAGCAGTAAAGGGTGACACCGTACAGGGTGCAACCAAGTATGTAACCACAGAAACCGGACTGAAAGTCCGTGTCCCTATTTTCATCAAGCAAGGTGAAAAGATCCGCATCAATACCGAAACAAAAGAGTATATCGAGCGGGTCAACAGCTGA
- a CDS encoding extracellular solute-binding protein, protein MKARNVLITAMVILMLLPGVLFAQAAPEETDSNTMRLAWWGNPTRDERTYKAVEIFEAKNPGVTIETETTGWSGYWDKMNTQAAAGSLPDLMQHDYAYMLQWVERNQLADLTPYVDKGIIDLSKINDSFLTGGRVDGKLYGISLGTNAVCLTYDPAVLKKAGISQINSATWTWADFERIALQVYQKTGVQTIPFFTTDPKVGFDNMIRQTGASTYGETGLGFTDPAALREFYAIQLRLLDAGALIKPETAFVTVSPEEGAIAKGETWVEFIWSNQFVSTQAAAQRPLEIALLPNLKNAKAKGTFLKPSMFFSIPASAENPELAAKFLNFFVNNIEVNDMLMGERGVPIPDDVRAHMSTKVDPINKQIFDYISLASKNAGPIDAPDPAGSGEFLKMVRDVTQEILMKRISLDEGVAKIMSRGNDILK, encoded by the coding sequence ATGAAAGCAAGAAACGTTCTCATCACCGCCATGGTGATCCTCATGTTGTTGCCGGGTGTCCTCTTTGCCCAGGCCGCTCCCGAGGAAACTGATTCAAACACGATGCGACTCGCCTGGTGGGGCAACCCTACCCGCGATGAACGCACCTACAAGGCCGTCGAGATATTCGAAGCCAAGAATCCAGGAGTCACCATTGAAACCGAGACTACCGGTTGGAGTGGCTACTGGGACAAGATGAATACGCAGGCAGCGGCAGGCAGCCTTCCTGACCTTATGCAGCATGACTATGCCTACATGCTCCAATGGGTAGAGCGGAATCAGCTCGCTGATCTTACCCCGTATGTTGATAAGGGAATCATCGACCTCTCCAAGATCAATGACTCCTTCCTTACCGGTGGTAGGGTTGATGGAAAATTGTATGGTATCAGCTTGGGCACCAACGCCGTATGTCTTACCTATGATCCTGCAGTTCTCAAGAAGGCAGGCATCTCACAGATCAACAGTGCGACCTGGACATGGGCAGACTTTGAACGCATTGCTCTGCAGGTGTATCAGAAGACCGGTGTACAGACAATCCCGTTCTTCACCACTGATCCAAAGGTTGGCTTCGACAATATGATCCGTCAGACTGGTGCATCCACCTATGGCGAAACCGGTCTCGGTTTTACCGATCCTGCAGCTCTGCGTGAGTTCTACGCAATCCAGCTCAGACTCCTTGATGCAGGTGCCCTCATCAAGCCGGAAACAGCTTTTGTTACCGTCAGCCCTGAGGAAGGAGCCATTGCCAAGGGTGAGACTTGGGTTGAATTCATCTGGTCCAACCAGTTTGTATCCACCCAGGCTGCAGCACAGCGTCCACTCGAGATTGCTCTGCTTCCCAACCTCAAGAACGCAAAGGCGAAAGGAACATTCCTTAAGCCTTCCATGTTCTTCAGCATTCCAGCTTCCGCCGAGAATCCTGAACTTGCAGCAAAGTTCCTCAACTTCTTTGTCAACAACATCGAAGTTAATGACATGTTGATGGGCGAGCGTGGAGTTCCCATTCCTGATGACGTGCGTGCACACATGTCGACTAAGGTTGACCCGATCAACAAGCAGATTTTCGATTACATCAGTCTTGCATCCAAGAATGCAGGACCGATTGACGCTCCCGATCCGGCAGGCAGCGGTGAGTTCCTCAAGATGGTACGTGATGTTACCCAAGAGATTCTCATGAAGCGCATATCCCTCGATGAAGGGGTTGCCAAGATCATGAGCAGAGGAAACGATATCCTGAAGTAA
- a CDS encoding sugar ABC transporter permease, whose amino-acid sequence MKQLTSRRRLFLDDLSGYAFISPWLLGFIAFSIIPILFSLYYSFTEYDILGEPIFNGLENFRRMLGDELFWQSLKVTFFYAFVSVPLRLLFAFFVAMLFNRGTRAIRMYQAIYYVPSLVGGSIAIAVMWRRLFMADGALNAALARIGIVTDISWIGNPSTAIWTLILLAAWQFGSSMLIFLAGLRQIPKELYEAASIDGANPLKKFSHITVPQITPVIFFNLVMQLINGFTVFTQAFVVSGGSGDPLNSTLVYALYLYQRAFKYYDMGYGSALAWVLVLIIGVMTGIVFKTSNNWVFYEAKEGK is encoded by the coding sequence ATGAAGCAACTCACATCTCGCAGGCGATTGTTTTTAGACGATCTGTCCGGCTATGCCTTTATCAGCCCATGGCTGCTGGGGTTCATAGCCTTCTCCATTATCCCGATCCTCTTTTCCCTCTACTACTCTTTCACCGAATACGATATTCTCGGTGAACCAATTTTCAATGGTCTGGAGAACTTCAGGAGGATGTTAGGCGATGAACTCTTCTGGCAGTCGCTGAAAGTGACCTTCTTCTATGCATTCGTTTCGGTACCACTGCGTTTGCTCTTCGCCTTCTTCGTTGCCATGTTGTTCAACCGTGGCACCCGTGCTATCAGGATGTATCAGGCGATATACTATGTACCTTCATTGGTTGGTGGATCGATCGCCATAGCGGTCATGTGGAGACGACTCTTCATGGCTGATGGTGCACTGAATGCTGCACTGGCAAGAATCGGTATCGTCACCGACATATCCTGGATTGGAAATCCTTCCACAGCAATCTGGACATTGATCCTGCTAGCTGCATGGCAGTTTGGCTCCTCAATGCTGATCTTCCTTGCCGGTCTCAGACAGATTCCCAAAGAACTCTACGAAGCTGCCTCAATCGATGGGGCAAACCCATTGAAGAAATTCAGCCACATAACAGTGCCGCAGATCACTCCGGTAATCTTCTTCAACCTGGTCATGCAGCTGATCAACGGTTTCACAGTATTTACCCAGGCCTTCGTGGTCTCAGGAGGCTCCGGAGATCCTCTGAACTCTACACTGGTGTATGCGCTCTACCTCTACCAAAGAGCATTCAAGTACTACGATATGGGCTATGGAAGTGCTCTCGCCTGGGTTTTGGTGCTGATAATCGGCGTCATGACTGGTATTGTTTTCAAGACTTCAAACAATTGGGTCTTCTACGAAGCAAAGGAGGGCAAATAA
- a CDS encoding carbohydrate ABC transporter permease — protein MLNRKTKYLLGQTAFHIVVILLGFLMLYPILWMISNSFKTNAEIFGSSSLIPKSLSLEHYIRGWKFNNTITFTTFFKNSFYYTILSTFGAVIASSLVAYGFARVPFRGRSFWYACMFLTMMIPYQVVMVPQFIIFHKIGWINSFKPLIIPQFAGLPFFIFLMVQFIRQIPYELDDSAKIDGCNRFMIYSRILFPLIKPAVITSTIFSFYWRWDDFLGPLLFLNKPRLFTVSLALRMFSDPQTSTDWSAIFAMGTLSLLPVLIIFLVFQKYIVQGLATTGLKG, from the coding sequence ATGTTGAACCGAAAAACAAAGTATCTTCTCGGCCAAACCGCATTCCACATCGTTGTCATCCTGCTCGGATTTCTTATGCTCTATCCGATTCTCTGGATGATTTCCAACTCGTTCAAGACCAATGCTGAAATATTCGGTTCTAGTTCGCTGATCCCCAAATCGTTGAGCTTGGAGCACTATATCAGAGGCTGGAAGTTCAACAATACAATCACCTTCACCACCTTCTTCAAGAACTCATTCTACTATACGATCCTCTCTACCTTTGGAGCGGTAATTGCTTCCAGCTTGGTTGCCTATGGATTTGCCAGGGTGCCGTTCAGGGGCAGGTCGTTCTGGTATGCCTGCATGTTCCTTACCATGATGATCCCTTATCAGGTGGTCATGGTTCCCCAGTTCATCATCTTCCACAAGATTGGTTGGATCAACTCGTTCAAACCTTTGATCATTCCCCAGTTTGCAGGACTCCCCTTCTTCATCTTCCTCATGGTGCAGTTCATCCGGCAAATTCCCTATGAGCTTGATGACTCGGCAAAGATCGATGGGTGCAATCGTTTCATGATCTACTCGAGAATCCTGTTTCCCCTGATCAAGCCAGCGGTAATCACCAGTACGATCTTCAGCTTCTACTGGAGATGGGATGACTTCCTTGGCCCGCTGCTCTTCTTGAACAAGCCAAGGCTCTTCACCGTTTCTTTGGCACTCAGGATGTTCAGCGACCCGCAGACCTCTACTGACTGGTCTGCTATTTTTGCCATGGGAACCCTCAGCCTTCTCCCTGTCCTGATCATCTTCCTGGTTTTCCAGAAGTATATCGTACAGGGATTGGCTACAACCGGCTTGAAGGGTTAA
- a CDS encoding glycoside hydrolase family 88 protein, with translation MKHVSSMDAAKTIVQRFLASHEGGHYTWRPFMKRGIYRREDYRYHADLQGLLPSAPLGSYSYIWGVYPSTGETTLRFALIPYGPVKIYVNGTLVGGSDIFSERYRSKQIFELPMKKGLNDLVLLCENTNGGFGCEFGTWVGKLDYYFLMPSFYSEMEGLCYSVPQETLLESLTLESLHSLDWYPERPELLGESVDLTSIFPDAKEGQCAVLATSFTLEEDLWCTFRSNARLFLDDLPVEGSLELQAGRHTLLLHARIESPVTLEVRDAKTNDVIVVSNPVLPASYPYRYLIAGPFDARPDAFSLEYTKPFPTANGEDFWHLAGEETYLRMYNDNPLFGHWNYPLGVTLYGLVETERMISSSEPSLAYRIAQYLEDHIQASLDSYAYAKWDKDYLGGSTAVHHLMTSLDSLDDCGSFASTVLEVGKDHELHGFEDIIEVVRTYISKIQPRLSDGTFFRTGLMHEFHENTMWVDDLYMSVPFLIRYSLYAKDESYLEDAINQFFGFAKYLYMEDAGLMSHVYDFERNIATLIPWGRGNGWALFSLSELLMVLPENHPKRKKLLTFFRSLSEGILRHQDEEGMFHQVLDMSASYQESSCTAMAACAFSRGVRGGWYENPEPYREGCMKACDGLKKKAIDSDGHVHGVCRGSEFSCSRHYYGEQLLPRLDDTHGIGIILLALCEGEKLG, from the coding sequence ATGAAACATGTGTCATCAATGGATGCAGCAAAAACTATTGTACAACGCTTCCTTGCGTCACACGAAGGTGGCCACTATACTTGGCGACCGTTTATGAAACGAGGAATCTACCGAAGAGAAGATTACCGCTACCATGCAGATTTGCAGGGTTTGCTTCCTTCTGCCCCTCTTGGTTCCTATAGCTATATCTGGGGAGTGTACCCCAGTACAGGAGAGACTACGCTTCGCTTCGCACTCATTCCCTATGGTCCGGTCAAGATATATGTGAATGGTACTTTAGTGGGGGGGAGTGATATTTTCAGCGAACGGTATCGTAGCAAGCAGATATTTGAACTTCCTATGAAAAAAGGCCTCAATGATTTGGTCCTGCTCTGTGAAAATACCAATGGTGGGTTTGGTTGTGAGTTCGGTACGTGGGTCGGAAAACTGGATTATTATTTCCTTATGCCCTCCTTCTACAGCGAGATGGAAGGGTTGTGTTACTCAGTACCCCAGGAAACACTTCTGGAAAGTCTTACCTTGGAGTCCTTGCATTCTTTGGATTGGTATCCTGAACGTCCTGAATTACTTGGGGAATCGGTAGATCTTACAAGCATTTTTCCCGATGCAAAGGAAGGCCAATGTGCAGTATTGGCAACCTCCTTCACCTTGGAGGAGGACCTTTGGTGTACCTTCAGGAGCAATGCCCGGCTTTTTCTTGATGATCTTCCTGTGGAGGGTTCCCTGGAATTGCAAGCAGGTCGGCATACTCTCTTACTCCATGCCAGGATTGAGAGTCCGGTCACCTTGGAGGTTCGCGATGCAAAGACCAATGATGTGATAGTGGTTTCAAACCCAGTCCTCCCTGCATCGTATCCCTATCGATACCTGATAGCTGGTCCGTTTGATGCACGTCCCGATGCATTCTCACTTGAATATACCAAACCATTCCCTACAGCAAACGGAGAAGATTTCTGGCACCTTGCAGGGGAAGAGACATACCTACGGATGTATAATGACAATCCACTGTTTGGGCATTGGAACTATCCTCTTGGTGTCACCCTCTATGGCCTGGTGGAAACAGAGCGGATGATCTCCTCCTCTGAGCCTTCCCTGGCGTACCGCATTGCACAGTATCTGGAAGACCACATACAAGCCAGTCTTGATTCCTACGCCTATGCCAAGTGGGACAAGGATTATCTTGGAGGCAGTACTGCGGTACATCATCTGATGACAAGTCTGGACAGTCTTGATGATTGCGGTTCCTTTGCATCGACGGTCCTCGAAGTGGGCAAGGATCATGAGCTTCATGGATTTGAGGATATTATCGAGGTGGTTCGCACCTATATAAGCAAGATCCAGCCACGCCTGAGCGATGGTACTTTCTTCCGGACCGGGCTCATGCATGAGTTCCATGAAAATACCATGTGGGTCGATGACCTATATATGTCAGTTCCTTTCCTTATCCGTTACAGCCTCTATGCAAAGGATGAATCCTACCTTGAAGACGCCATCAATCAATTCTTCGGGTTTGCAAAATACCTCTATATGGAAGATGCAGGGTTGATGAGCCATGTCTATGATTTCGAGCGCAATATCGCAACGCTCATCCCCTGGGGTCGGGGAAATGGGTGGGCATTGTTCAGCCTCTCTGAGTTGCTGATGGTGTTGCCTGAAAATCATCCCAAACGGAAGAAACTGCTTACTTTTTTCCGCTCTCTCAGTGAGGGAATCCTTCGTCATCAGGATGAGGAGGGAATGTTTCACCAAGTGTTGGACATGAGCGCTTCCTACCAAGAAAGTTCCTGTACAGCGATGGCTGCCTGTGCCTTCTCAAGGGGGGTGCGCGGTGGGTGGTATGAGAACCCAGAACCGTACCGGGAAGGATGTATGAAGGCCTGTGACGGACTCAAGAAAAAGGCCATCGATAGTGATGGCCATGTGCATGGGGTATGTCGTGGTTCGGAGTTCTCCTGCTCACGCCACTACTATGGAGAGCAGTTGCTCCCCCGCCTGGATGATACCCATGGAATAGGTATCATCCTCCTTGCGCTCTGTGAAGGGGAGAAACTTGGTTAA
- a CDS encoding TetR/AcrR family transcriptional regulator, with product MQTKRQIELVEAAIRVTANDGIQKLTIRNVASAIGVSEAAVYRHFASKHELLQAILVHLDSLLTPEFATLLASKDSYSEALTKFVHDLFTLLEHNAAFTLMLFAEETFNVDIQLKPQLDALLQGNLKQLSAFYAKAIAEKRCRNDMDPVELAMITFGTIRLYVSRWHMQDEPSKLSEQARPITASLITLFSLQ from the coding sequence ATGCAGACGAAACGACAAATTGAATTGGTTGAAGCAGCAATCCGCGTAACAGCCAATGATGGTATCCAGAAACTGACCATCCGGAATGTGGCTTCCGCCATCGGAGTCAGTGAAGCAGCTGTATACCGACATTTTGCAAGTAAACATGAGCTATTGCAAGCAATCCTTGTGCATCTTGATAGCTTGCTTACGCCAGAGTTTGCTACATTGCTCGCATCAAAAGACTCCTACAGCGAAGCGCTCACCAAGTTTGTACATGACTTGTTCACACTTTTGGAACATAATGCAGCATTCACGCTTATGCTGTTCGCTGAGGAGACATTCAATGTTGACATCCAACTCAAGCCACAGTTGGATGCACTGCTACAGGGAAACCTGAAGCAGCTCTCTGCTTTCTATGCAAAGGCAATTGCAGAGAAGCGTTGCAGGAATGATATGGACCCTGTTGAGCTTGCAATGATCACCTTCGGTACCATTCGTCTCTATGTCTCACGTTGGCATATGCAGGATGAACCCTCAAAGCTAAGTGAACAAGCAAGGCCTATCACTGCTAGCCTGATCACGCTCTTCTCATTGCAATAA